From Malacoplasma iowae:
AAAGTTGGTGAAAATATTTCTAATCATTTAAGAAAGAAAACTACAAATGATTTAAAAAGAATTAGTGAACTTCAAGTTCAAGATTGTTATCTTTATGATATGAAAACAAAAGAAGAAAAACTTGCAAGTGTTAAAGATGTAAAAATTGGCGATTATATTTTAGTTAAAAAAGGATCAAATATTCCAATAGATGGAATAATTGTTGAAGGTGACACTGATATTGATGAATCAATGATAACTGGAGAGTCAAAACCAATAAAAAAATCTGTTAATGAATATGTAATTGGTTCAACAAATAATTTAACTTCTTCAATTATCATTAAAGCAACAGCTGTTGGTAAAAACATGATTGTTAACCAAATAGTAAAAAATGTTAATTCAATAGCTTCAAAAAAACCTAAATATCAAAAGATAGCTGATAGAGTATCAAAATGATTTACAATTGTTATTATTTTGTTAGCAATTCTTGCATTCTTATTACATTTACTTGTAGATAACATTAATGAAATAAATGGTGTTTTTAACAATTGATTTAATATTACTGATAATGCAACATACACTAAAGTTTATTTAGCTTTCTTTTATTCGGTTGGTACTTTAGCAATTGCTTGTCCTTGTGCTTTAGGGATAGCTGTTCCAGTGGCATCACTTGTTGGTGCTTCAAAAGCTGCTAAAAATGGAATCATTATCAATACAGGTGAAACATATGAAAAAATTAAAAAAATTGATGCAATTGCATTTGACAAAACTGGAACATTAACAAGTGGTAAATTTTTAGTTGAAAATATCTATGGTGATAAAAACAACATTAGCATGATATATTATATGGAAAAAACATCAATTCATCCATTAGCAATTTCATTTGTTGAATATGTAAAAAATAATGAAATAAACATAAAAGATAGTGATATTAAATTAAGCAATCTTAATGAAATTGCTGGTGTTGGTATTAAAGCAAATTTTCAAAATAAAACTTATTTATTAAGTTCATATGATTATGCTATTAAAAATAATTTCAAATTATCAAGTGATTTAAAATCATTTAGTGAAAAAGAACTTAATGACATTAATGATAATATTTTGAAAACAATTGTTTGTTTAAGTGTGGATAACAAAATTGTTAACATTATTGTCTTTTCGGATCAAATTAGTGAAAACGCTTATGATGCTATAAATCTATTACATTCTAAAGGAATTGAAACATATATTATAAGTGGTGATAACTATAAAGCTGTAGAAACTGTTTCAAAAGAATTGAATATTAAAAATTTTTATGCAAATACAAAACCTAGTGATAAAGCATCAATAATTAAAGAAATTCAAAGCAAAAACAAAGTTGTTGCATATATTGGTGATGGTATTAATGATCTTGAAGCTTTGAAACAATCTGATTTATCTATTGCAATCTCAAAAGAAAATAAAATTGCACAATCTATATCTGATATCACAATAATTAATCATGATATTTTAAATATTATAAAAGCAATAGAAATAACAAAAGAAACAAGAAGAATGATTATTTTCAATTTGATATGAGCATTCTCATACAATATTGTTACTTTACCATTATCTATTATTGGGTTTATACCACCTTTTATTGGGGTGTTTATTATGGCAACAAGTGATGTTACTGTTGTTTTAAATAGTTTATATTTCAAACTTAAAAAAATAAGATATATTTCAAAAAAAGAACAAAAAACTTTAAAAAACAAAAACATTGATTGCTATGTAAAAAATTAAAAATAAGGTTTCCTTATTTTTAATTTTTTTGTGTTTTTTCATATGTTTTTATAATTGAATTCATAATAGCAAATGAGAAATTATTTTTTTCAAGTTCTAATATTCCATGAATTGTAGAACCATTAGGACTTGTAACTTGGTTTTTTAATTCAGTGGTGCTTGCAATTTTATCTAATACCAATTGTGCTGATGAAATCATAGTTTTAGCAATGATTTGATAAGATTTTTCTCTATTTAACCCACAATAAACAGAACCATCGCTTGCTGATTCTATAAACTTAAATATGAATGCTGGAAGACTGCCTGAAATAACTGATACAATATCAATTTCTTTTTCAGACAATTCATATAAATTTCCACAATACTTAAACAAATAATTAAAAAGTTTGATTTGCTTTGGTGTCAAGTTTTTATATGTTCATCCAATAACAGATTTTTTAGTTACCATTGTTGTAGAAGGCATTACTCTTACAACTTTACTATTTTCATTTCCCAATATTTCAATCATTCTTTTTAATGGATAACCAATTGTAATGTTAACAACAATTATATTAGGATTAAAATTTTTAATTTTAATTAGCAAATCATCATATTCATTCGGTTTCACACATAAAAAAATAATATGACTTTTTTGTATTAATTCTAATTCGCTATTACAAACTATAACATTATATCCTGAACAGTTTTGTTCCAATTTGTGTTGATTTCTATCAAAGATACAAAATTTAATTAAATTATTATCCAATAATTTCATTTGTTTAAGTAACAAACTTCCCATGTTTCCCATTCCAATAAATCCAATTTTTATTTTCATATTTTCACCATAATTTAAATATTTATATTATTTATATTTTATTGAAATTAACAAGATAATTTATAATATTTATAATATGTCATACTACAAGAAAATCACAGATTATAAATTAACTCATCATTCAAATAAAAGAATAAGGGAAAGGATGAAAATTGAACATTTAGAAGATCATAAAATATATGAGTTAATTGAAGATCTAATTAAACATGCGACATTGGAATTTGTTTTTCCCAATGGCGATAGAAAAATGACCAATCATCAACATCATATTCAGTTTGTAATAACTAAAGATAATGTGATAAAAACGGTCATTAATTTAAAGGGTAAAAATTAATTTGTATCTTCTTTTAGTTTAAATATTTCCATTGTTGATTGACTTTTGTTTCTATCTAATTTTTTTATAGAGTGATAAGTTTGTTTTCACATAAAATAATCATTTTTACTTGATATACTTGCTAATAAATTTTGTTCAATTAAAGTATCAAGGATTAATTTTGATTCTTTTAAATTTTTAATTTTTAAAACTTTATCGATTACATTTACACTT
This genomic window contains:
- the proC gene encoding pyrroline-5-carboxylate reductase, with the protein product MKIKIGFIGMGNMGSLLLKQMKLLDNNLIKFCIFDRNQHKLEQNCSGYNVIVCNSELELIQKSHIIFLCVKPNEYDDLLIKIKNFNPNIIVVNITIGYPLKRMIEILGNENSKVVRVMPSTTMVTKKSVIGWTYKNLTPKQIKLFNYLFKYCGNLYELSEKEIDIVSVISGSLPAFIFKFIESASDGSVYCGLNREKSYQIIAKTMISSAQLVLDKIASTTELKNQVTSPNGSTIHGILELEKNNFSFAIMNSIIKTYEKTQKN
- a CDS encoding heavy metal translocating P-type ATPase, whose amino-acid sequence is MTYFNKLKKFRTLESDVKKEFISDTFLYLSLLMVLPLMVVHLYFIFGHEPMPFWFEWFSFLLCTFAFFTCGYAFFKYFYYEVFKWHSIGMNTLITIASVVAYVYSCYQIIANTISFANNTATNHTYDFSHTAAMIVVIVKVGENISNHLRKKTTNDLKRISELQVQDCYLYDMKTKEEKLASVKDVKIGDYILVKKGSNIPIDGIIVEGDTDIDESMITGESKPIKKSVNEYVIGSTNNLTSSIIIKATAVGKNMIVNQIVKNVNSIASKKPKYQKIADRVSKWFTIVIILLAILAFLLHLLVDNINEINGVFNNWFNITDNATYTKVYLAFFYSVGTLAIACPCALGIAVPVASLVGASKAAKNGIIINTGETYEKIKKIDAIAFDKTGTLTSGKFLVENIYGDKNNISMIYYMEKTSIHPLAISFVEYVKNNEINIKDSDIKLSNLNEIAGVGIKANFQNKTYLLSSYDYAIKNNFKLSSDLKSFSEKELNDINDNILKTIVCLSVDNKIVNIIVFSDQISENAYDAINLLHSKGIETYIISGDNYKAVETVSKELNIKNFYANTKPSDKASIIKEIQSKNKVVAYIGDGINDLEALKQSDLSIAISKENKIAQSISDITIINHDILNIIKAIEITKETRRMIIFNLIWAFSYNIVTLPLSIIGFIPPFIGVFIMATSDVTVVLNSLYFKLKKIRYISKKEQKTLKNKNIDCYVKN